GAACCGGAACAGCGCGACCAGCAGCCCCATCACGACGAGCACTGCCACGATCGTGAACATCCCGAATCCGGTCAGCGCGACGTTCAGCTCACCGACCTCGAAGCCCCGCAGACCGAAGGGCGCCGGGAAGGAGCGGTAACGGGAACCGAAGAGCACCGCCGCCAGCGCATGGATGACGATGAACAGCCCCAGGGTGAGGATCACCGCGTTGATCTCGGACTTGCCCTCGACCGGGCGCACGAAGACCCGCTCGACGAGCGCGCCGAGCACCAGACCGGAGACCAGCGCGACCACGAAGGCGAGCCAGTAGGAGAGGCCCGCGTCGATGAGCAGCAGCGCGACGTAGGTGGTGATCATCGCCATGGGTGCCTGCGCGAAGTTGACGATCCGCGTCGAACGCCAGATGAGCACGAGCGCGAGGGCGAACGCGGCGTAGACGAAGCCGAGGGTCAGCCCGGTCAACGCGGTGGTGAGCAACTGCTGCACGAGATCTCCCGAGATCGCGGGTGGAGGTCAGAAACCGAGGTAGGCGTGGCGGAGCTTCTCGTCCGCTGCGAGGACGGCCGCCTCGTCGTGGACCACGAGCCGGCCGAGGTTCAGCACGACGCCGAAGTCGGCGATGGACAGGGCGCTGCGCGCGTTCTGCTCGACCAGCAGCACGGTGAGTCCGTCGGACTCCACCAACGACCTGAGCAGGTCGAAGATCTGTCCCACCACCCGCGGTGCGAGGCCCAGCGACGGCTCGTCGAGAAGCAGGATCTTGGGCGTGGCCATCAGTGCCCGGCCGATCACCAGCATCTGCCGTTCCCCGCCCGACAGCACGTGCGCGATCGCGTTGCGTCGGTCGCTGAGCACCGGGAACAGCGTGAACACCCGGTCCAGCGGCGCGGCCTGCGACCGGGCGGAGCGACCCAGCCCGCCGAGACGGAGGTTCTCCTCGACGGTGAGCTCCGTGATCACGCCGCGGCCCTCGGGCACGTGGGCCAGCCCGAGACCGGACATGGCCTCGGTCGGGGTGCGCACCAGGTCGGCGCCCTCCAGCTCGGCGCTCCCGTGCGTGGGCCGGACCAGGCCGGAGAGGGTGCGCAGCAGCGTGGTCTTCCCCGCCCCGTTGGCACCGAGCACCGCGGTGATCTTGCCTCTCGGGGCCGAGAACGTCAGCCGGTCGAGGGCCGTGACAGCTCCGTAGCTGGTGGTGAGCTCGCGTACGTCGAGCATGGTCGGCAGGGTCGGCATGGGCGGCATGGGCGGCATGGTCAGCGCTCCTCTCCGATGGCGACGTCCTGGTGCGTGTGCGGGACCTCGTCGCCGAGGTAGGCCGCCAGCACCGCCGGGTCGTCCCGGATCTCTTCGGGCCGACCGCGCGCGATCACCTTGCCGAAGTCGAGCACGACGATCCGGTCGCAGACGCTCATCACCAGATCCATGTGGTGCTCGACGAGCATCACCGACATCCGGTCGGTGAGCCCGCGGATCAGCTCGCCCAGCTCGGCCATCTCGTCGTTGGAGAGCCCGGACGCCGGCTCGTCGAGAAGCAGGAGCTCGGGCTCGCTGACCCTCGCGCGGGCCAGGGCGACCCGCTTGCGGACCGGGTACGGCAGGCTGGACGGCAGGTGCCCGGCGTACGCCTCGATGCCGAGCTCGGAGAGGACCGTCCGGGCCCGATCCTCCAGAGCCGCCTCGTCCTTGGCGCTGCGCGGCAGCGCGAGCAGGCTCGAGAGGAAGCTCGCGCGGGCGTGCCGGTCCGCACCGACCATGACGTTGTCGAGGACGCTCATCTGGTCGAAGAGGCCGAGGCCCTGCAGCGTCCTGCCGATGCCCAGGCCGGCGAGCTGGTGCGGCCGCAGCCGGTCGAGCTCGCGGCCCTGCCACGTCAGGGTGCCGGTGTCCGGCTGCACGAATCCGCAGGCCACGTTGAACAAGGTGGTCTTGCCGGCGCCGTTGGGCCCGATCACCCCGAGAACCTGGTGCCGGGCCACCTCCAGACCCACGCCGTCGAGCGCGACGATGCCCCCGAAGCCGACCCCGATCCCGGACATCGTGAACACCGGCGCGGCGCTCGCCGGGTCCTCGGCAGGGGAAGTGCTCACGCGGTCGCTCCCTGGGTGCTGTGGCTGGTGTGACGGGCCCCACTTTGGTCGCTGCGCACAGAAAGGGATATGGGCGCTGCGCCCAAGACAAGTCGTGCGAAACGCCCCAACAGCCCCACCAGGGGTAGTCAAACTGTGCGCGGAGTGCGAACCTGGCCCGCATGGTCCAGCCCCCCGCTCCGCGCGGCCCCGCGCCCGCGCGGCCCCCGGAACCGGCTGCCGACGCCCTCGAGCGCCAGATCCGGCGCGCCTGGGCATCCCTGGTCGACCGCGCGGACGCCATCGCCGACGACATCTCGCTGACGCTGTTCGAGAAGGACCGCGAGTGGTACGACAAGGCCGGCCAGGACCTCCGCGCCGACGTCCGCAGCAGCACCCGCGAGCACGTCCGCCGCGGCATCCTCACCATGGCCGGGCGCGCCGAGCCGGGCAAGCGGGCCACCGACGTGTGGCGCGAGACCGGTCGGCGGCGGGCCCGGCAGGGCGTGCCGATGGAGCTGGTGCTGAACGCCTACAGCCTCGGCACCCGGGTGCTCTGGGAGGCGCTGCTCGAGCAGGGCAACCGCCAGGACCTCGGCGTCGACGACCACGTGCTGCTGATGGCCGGCCAGCGGATCTGGAACGCCCTCGACGTCCAGAACACCATCCTGGTGGAGTCCTACCGCCGCGAGGCCGCCCGGCTGGAGCGGCGCGACCTGCAGCGCCAGCAGAGCTTCCTCGACGGCTTGGTCGAGGGCAGGGGCGCCGACCCCGAGTTCGCGCGCGAGGCCGCTGAGAACCTGGGCGTCGGGGTGGACGAACCGGTCGCCTGCGTGGTGGCGCCGTTCGACGAGTCCCTGGACGAGCCGCTCCGCGCTCCGGAGGACCGGCTCGAGCGAGCCGGTCGGGTCTCGCACTGGCACGTGCGCGGGGGTGCCTACTTCGGGTTGGTGCCGCTCGGCGAGGTCGGCCACGACGACCTGCTGGAGATGCTCACCCAGATCGCCGCCGGGCGCGTCGGCGTGGCGATGGCGCCGGACGGCATCGCCGGCTTCGCCTCGGCCTACCTGCTCGCCACCCGGGTCGCCCAGACGGTGCCCCGCGGCCAGACGCAGGTCGTGGCCGTCACCGACCGGCTCCCCGAGGTGTTGTTGAGCGCCAGCCCCGAGGTCGCCTCGCTGGTGGTCGAGGAGTCGGTGGGCCCCCTGCTCGCACAGCCGCAGCACCAGGCGGACGTGCTGATCGAGACGCTGCTGGCACTGCTCGAGCACAACGGGTCGCCGACGCACGCCGCCGAGGTGCTGTACTGCCACCGCAACACCGTGATCTATCGGACCAAGCAGATCGAGCAGCTCACCGGCCGCAGCCTCCAGGTGCCGCGCGACCGGCTCATGCTCGTGCTCGGCCTCATCGCGACCGGTCGCTCCCAGCAGCGCTCCGCGGCGATCCAGGGGTGAGCCCGCCGATCCGCCGGTCGCGGGTCACCTGAAGGCGCTCACCCCGGTGAGGGCCTGCCCGATCATCAGCTGGTGCACCTCGGAGGTCCCCTCGTAGGTGAGCACCGACTCGAGGTTGTTGGCGTGCCGCAGCACCGGGTACTCCAGGGTGATGCCGTTGGCCCCCAGCAGCGTCCGGCACTCGCGGGCGATCGCGATCGCCTCGCGGACGTTGTTGAGCTTGCCCAGGCTGACCTGCTCCGGACGCAGCGTCCCGGCGTCCTTGAGCCGCCCCAGCTGGAGCGCCAGCAGCATGCCCTTGCCGAGCTCGAGGGTCATGTCGGCGAGCTTGGCCTGGGTCAGCTGGTAGCCGGCCAGCGGCTTGTCGAAGATCCGTCGGTCCCCGGTGTAGGCGATGGCGCTCTCCAGGCAGTCACGGGCGGCGCCGAGGGCACCGAAGACGATGCCGTAGCGGGCCTCGTTGAGGCAGGACAGCGGTCCGGACAGACCCTTCGCCTCCGGCAGCATCGCGGAGTCGGGCAGCCGGACGTCCTCGAGCACCAGCTCGGCGGTGACCGAGGCGCGCAGTGAGAGCTTCTTCTTGATCTCCGGCGCGGAGAACCCGGGCGTGCTGGTCGGCACCACGAACCCGCGGACCTTGTCGTCGGTCTGCGCCCACACGATCGCCACGTCGGCCACCGAGCCGTTCGTGATCCACATCTTGGTGCCGTTCAGCACCCAGTCGCTGCCGTCGCGGCGGGCCCGGGTGCGCATCCCGCCGGGGTCCGAGCCGAAGTCCGGCTCGGTCAGCCCGAAGCACCCGATGGCCTCCCCGGTCGCCATCCGCGGCAGCCACTCCTGCTTCTGCTCCTCGCTGCCCCACCGCCAGAGGGCGAACATCGCCAGCGACCCCTGCACGGAGACCAGCGAGCGCAACCCCGAGTCGGCCGCCTCGAGCTCCATGCAGGCCAGGCCGTACGCCGTGGCGCTCGTCCCCGCGCAGCCGTAGCCCTCGAGGTGCATGCCGAGCAGCCCCATCGACCCGAGCTCGCGGGCCAGCTCGCGCGCCGGGATCGTCGCGGTCTCGTACCAGTCGGCGACGCGCGGCTTGACCTTGTCCTCGACGTACTTGCGCACCGTGTCGCGGATCGCCCGGTCCTCCTCGCCGATCAGGGCGTCGGTGCCGAAGAGGTCGAGCGGGGTGTGGGTGGTAGCCACGAGATTCTCCTGGTGTGTCGGGGTGTGTCGGGGTGTGTCGGGGTGGTGGTCGCGGTGGGTGCCGGATCGGATGGGGTGAGTCAGACGAACGCGTTGACGCCGGTCTCGGCGCGGCCGACGAGCAGCTTCTGG
The DNA window shown above is from Nocardioides mesophilus and carries:
- a CDS encoding branched-chain amino acid ABC transporter permease, with amino-acid sequence MQQLLTTALTGLTLGFVYAAFALALVLIWRSTRIVNFAQAPMAMITTYVALLLIDAGLSYWLAFVVALVSGLVLGALVERVFVRPVEGKSEINAVILTLGLFIVIHALAAVLFGSRYRSFPAPFGLRGFEVGELNVALTGFGMFTIVAVLVVMGLLVALFRFTDLGLRMRASAYNAEVARLLGVRVGRMLTLGWALAALVGSLSGLLIAGGSLVHPSYMDSVVVYGFVAAVLGGLDSPLGAVVGGLLLGVSLSFVSGYVGSEVVALAALVILMLVLLLKPGGLFSHAAARRV
- a CDS encoding ABC transporter ATP-binding protein, which encodes MPPMPTLPTMLDVRELTTSYGAVTALDRLTFSAPRGKITAVLGANGAGKTTLLRTLSGLVRPTHGSAELEGADLVRTPTEAMSGLGLAHVPEGRGVITELTVEENLRLGGLGRSARSQAAPLDRVFTLFPVLSDRRNAIAHVLSGGERQMLVIGRALMATPKILLLDEPSLGLAPRVVGQIFDLLRSLVESDGLTVLLVEQNARSALSIADFGVVLNLGRLVVHDEAAVLAADEKLRHAYLGF
- a CDS encoding ABC transporter ATP-binding protein translates to MSTSPAEDPASAAPVFTMSGIGVGFGGIVALDGVGLEVARHQVLGVIGPNGAGKTTLFNVACGFVQPDTGTLTWQGRELDRLRPHQLAGLGIGRTLQGLGLFDQMSVLDNVMVGADRHARASFLSSLLALPRSAKDEAALEDRARTVLSELGIEAYAGHLPSSLPYPVRKRVALARARVSEPELLLLDEPASGLSNDEMAELGELIRGLTDRMSVMLVEHHMDLVMSVCDRIVVLDFGKVIARGRPEEIRDDPAVLAAYLGDEVPHTHQDVAIGEER
- a CDS encoding PucR family transcriptional regulator; this translates as MVQPPAPRGPAPARPPEPAADALERQIRRAWASLVDRADAIADDISLTLFEKDREWYDKAGQDLRADVRSSTREHVRRGILTMAGRAEPGKRATDVWRETGRRRARQGVPMELVLNAYSLGTRVLWEALLEQGNRQDLGVDDHVLLMAGQRIWNALDVQNTILVESYRREAARLERRDLQRQQSFLDGLVEGRGADPEFAREAAENLGVGVDEPVACVVAPFDESLDEPLRAPEDRLERAGRVSHWHVRGGAYFGLVPLGEVGHDDLLEMLTQIAAGRVGVAMAPDGIAGFASAYLLATRVAQTVPRGQTQVVAVTDRLPEVLLSASPEVASLVVEESVGPLLAQPQHQADVLIETLLALLEHNGSPTHAAEVLYCHRNTVIYRTKQIEQLTGRSLQVPRDRLMLVLGLIATGRSQQRSAAIQG
- a CDS encoding acyl-CoA dehydrogenase family protein; protein product: MATTHTPLDLFGTDALIGEEDRAIRDTVRKYVEDKVKPRVADWYETATIPARELARELGSMGLLGMHLEGYGCAGTSATAYGLACMELEAADSGLRSLVSVQGSLAMFALWRWGSEEQKQEWLPRMATGEAIGCFGLTEPDFGSDPGGMRTRARRDGSDWVLNGTKMWITNGSVADVAIVWAQTDDKVRGFVVPTSTPGFSAPEIKKKLSLRASVTAELVLEDVRLPDSAMLPEAKGLSGPLSCLNEARYGIVFGALGAARDCLESAIAYTGDRRIFDKPLAGYQLTQAKLADMTLELGKGMLLALQLGRLKDAGTLRPEQVSLGKLNNVREAIAIARECRTLLGANGITLEYPVLRHANNLESVLTYEGTSEVHQLMIGQALTGVSAFR